The following coding sequences are from one Bacteroidota bacterium window:
- a CDS encoding transglutaminase domain-containing protein, whose product MRNILLLLLLFFTVSLAAQEELSFPKLELPNTKRIDRDPVKLIFKLTEGKKSDKEKFDAIFTWVAQNIHYDYGTYYSPRGASAPKLKRILKYKTGICLDYAYLMDTLCTLAGIRNVSVYGYAKDELFDIGDSLYVDNHAWNAVKLENYWYVYDVTWSAGQYIPKFTRFSQFIINWEKRLWKRKKVRTITFRPKFKLECNPKTGKFKQSYTTIPRWSIMLLKILSHVKLRVHYVMDKNINQDYYLTNPELFAITHIPDNPYWSLSGEYPTIRYFETDSAFYHLDDSTFVNQDRQSRHCGECDSYFALDPKTKQKEMKHNSWEFNPRNHFVPWLANYNLGNIFYTESIPINDSTTKIQCIDSALSYYDMARNDLKQSYRDVVKENQLLRAKNATKLKNLLAENRIHISYIHALLAETNKSTSKMKKFIGRTRVTEVGLRADKNKLHKLNVKTIPYKNKDNVLVMQNKYIQLSEKIDSLNQSISILRGQYDGMLIILSNNLWQKDKIQDSLAGPFYRGMYNRLYYQMDGRKKTIVEDRKSIEPIKQLYASDLESTIYRLSDSCGDLGMQIFRFMGKRDALLLEAGRLLNVLVNEKMVGKDSLKDYIRSYNDIIQENICWITSGSSKLKSVVVGYKVMLLHQKELKLLIQKENRAEATRYRIVNKEITRRKIKYSSIPANNLRVCSFTKRMVTYYKRDYLKSLKDKRKKEKEKNKKKKKTI is encoded by the coding sequence GTGCGAAACATACTCCTACTTCTTCTGTTATTTTTCACCGTTAGTCTTGCTGCACAAGAAGAGCTATCGTTCCCTAAACTAGAATTACCGAATACCAAAAGAATCGATCGCGACCCGGTAAAGCTTATTTTCAAATTAACAGAAGGCAAGAAAAGTGACAAGGAAAAATTTGATGCCATCTTCACCTGGGTCGCGCAAAACATCCATTACGATTATGGAACATATTATTCACCAAGAGGTGCATCAGCTCCTAAACTAAAACGAATATTAAAGTATAAAACCGGTATTTGCCTCGACTATGCCTATCTGATGGACACCCTCTGCACCTTGGCCGGCATACGAAATGTTTCAGTGTATGGCTATGCCAAGGATGAGTTATTTGATATTGGTGATTCACTTTATGTAGATAACCATGCATGGAATGCCGTGAAACTCGAAAACTATTGGTATGTGTATGATGTAACGTGGTCGGCCGGACAATATATTCCAAAATTCACACGGTTCAGCCAGTTTATTATCAACTGGGAAAAGCGACTTTGGAAGCGAAAAAAAGTACGAACCATCACCTTTCGTCCAAAATTTAAATTAGAATGTAATCCCAAAACCGGCAAATTCAAACAAAGCTATACCACAATTCCTCGTTGGAGCATTATGCTTCTAAAAATACTTTCACATGTTAAACTAAGAGTGCATTATGTGATGGACAAAAATATAAATCAGGATTATTATCTGACCAATCCAGAACTTTTTGCCATCACACATATCCCTGATAATCCATATTGGTCGCTATCTGGTGAATACCCAACCATTCGTTATTTCGAAACAGACAGCGCTTTCTACCATTTGGATGATAGCACATTTGTAAATCAAGATAGACAAAGCAGGCACTGTGGTGAATGCGACAGCTACTTTGCTCTTGATCCGAAAACGAAACAAAAAGAAATGAAACATAATAGTTGGGAGTTTAATCCTCGTAATCATTTTGTTCCATGGTTGGCAAATTATAATCTCGGAAATATTTTTTATACAGAATCAATTCCCATCAACGACTCTACAACCAAGATTCAATGCATTGATTCGGCACTTAGTTATTACGACATGGCAAGGAATGATTTAAAACAATCATACAGAGATGTTGTAAAAGAAAATCAATTGCTACGAGCAAAAAATGCAACTAAATTAAAAAACTTATTAGCAGAGAACAGAATTCACATCTCTTACATCCATGCATTGCTTGCAGAAACGAATAAATCAACCAGCAAGATGAAAAAATTTATCGGGCGAACAAGAGTCACAGAGGTTGGACTAAGAGCTGATAAAAATAAACTCCATAAACTGAATGTAAAAACGATTCCCTATAAAAACAAAGACAATGTTCTTGTGATGCAAAACAAATACATTCAACTATCAGAAAAAATTGATTCTCTAAATCAATCCATCAGTATCCTTCGTGGACAATATGATGGTATGTTGATAATACTTTCAAACAATCTCTGGCAAAAAGACAAAATTCAAGATTCACTTGCAGGTCCTTTTTATCGAGGAATGTACAATCGACTATACTATCAGATGGATGGGCGAAAAAAAACTATTGTAGAAGACAGAAAATCTATTGAACCAATAAAACAATTGTATGCTTCCGATTTAGAAAGTACGATCTATCGTCTATCCGACAGCTGTGGTGATTTAGGCATGCAAATTTTTCGTTTCATGGGAAAACGAGATGCACTGCTGCTGGAGGCAGGAAGGCTTTTAAATGTGCTGGTGAATGAAAAAATGGTTGGCAAAGATTCGCTTAAAGATTACATTCGCTCTTACAATGACATTATTCAAGAGAATATTTGCTGGATTACTTCCGGTTCCTCAAAACTAAAATCAGTGGTGGTTGGTTATAAAGTGATGCTATTGCACCAAAAAGAATTAAAACTGTTGATTCAAAAAGAGAACAGAGCTGAAGCAACCCGATACCGAATCGTCAACAAAGAAATTACAAGAAGAAAAATAAAATACAGCAGCATTCCTGCCAATAATCTTCGCGTTTGCTCCTTTACAAAAAGGATGGTCACTTATTACAAAAGGGATTATTTGAAAAGCTTAAAAGACAAAAGGAAAAAAGAAAAGGAAAAGAACAAGAAAAAGAAGAAAACAATATAA
- a CDS encoding methyltransferase domain-containing protein encodes MKQGFFSALYQSSATIDYFLGNKRKFMNLGYEGIVSKEIKPEDDNDRHHISLYIKLIGNALISDAKNKAALEIGCGRGGGCYVLKNYFHFTDITAVDLSSANIRLAKRFVPEGKFIAADAIAFHTDKKFDLVVNLESSHRYSSRLLFFKNVVSMMKVDASFVFGDMIRKNELEDVEKMILESGLTINTVETVNKEVVAAIEKHSRKQYPLATKFPGLFPRRIHSFFVTVHSRAYNRLKNGDVLYNLYVLKKA; translated from the coding sequence ATGAAACAAGGATTTTTTTCAGCACTTTATCAAAGCTCGGCTACCATCGACTACTTCCTTGGCAACAAAAGGAAGTTTATGAATTTGGGATACGAGGGCATTGTGTCTAAAGAAATAAAACCGGAAGATGATAACGACCGTCACCACATTTCGCTTTACATAAAACTGATTGGCAATGCTCTTATTTCGGATGCCAAAAACAAAGCAGCTTTAGAAATTGGTTGTGGCAGAGGAGGCGGTTGCTATGTGCTGAAAAACTACTTTCATTTTACCGATATCACTGCCGTTGATTTAAGTTCCGCCAACATTCGTTTGGCAAAACGGTTTGTTCCGGAAGGGAAATTTATCGCAGCCGATGCAATTGCCTTTCATACGGATAAAAAATTCGACCTTGTTGTGAATCTAGAATCTTCACATCGGTATTCTTCCCGATTACTCTTTTTCAAGAATGTTGTATCCATGATGAAGGTTGACGCCAGTTTTGTATTTGGTGATATGATTCGAAAAAATGAATTAGAGGACGTTGAAAAAATGATTTTGGAAAGCGGACTAACCATAAATACTGTTGAAACTGTCAATAAAGAAGTGGTAGCTGCGATCGAAAAACACAGTCGGAAACAATATCCACTGGCTACAAAATTCCCTGGTTTATTTCCTAGAAGGATTCACAGCTTTTTTGTGACGGTTCATTCCAGAGCGTATAACCGTTTAAAAAATGGGGATGTATTGTATAATTTATACGTACTTAAAAAAGCGTAA
- a CDS encoding tetratricopeptide repeat protein, which yields MRITFLILFICFGSILKSQSDFSYFYNQGQEKFVSGNFNEAATAFSSALKNKNSAKNDYAIANAYKARSFCKMELGNFSAAISDISDAIKLKPEFSELYLARTIIHLRAKQYDESIKWANEGLLLKPEYEDLILMKVKAKISKKMYVEALNDADTLLKINPLNIEAWNMKGSALQRQKNYPGAAEAFSKTILIDPQNIAAFYDRGISYAHMKDFEKALVDINRGMEIDSSERWIGYNNIAYFVKFEQKDYQGAIELFDKAIKLNPTFAYAYCNRGYAKIQLNDLKGARKDITKSLELYSGNSYAYKTFAQLLLAEKKQQEACVKLKKAIDLGYTEEYDDEVITLMKENCK from the coding sequence ATGAGAATAACCTTTTTGATTTTATTCATTTGTTTCGGCTCAATATTGAAAAGTCAAAGTGATTTTTCCTATTTCTATAATCAAGGTCAGGAGAAATTTGTAAGCGGCAATTTCAATGAAGCAGCTACTGCGTTTAGTTCAGCACTAAAAAATAAGAACTCTGCAAAAAATGATTATGCCATCGCAAATGCCTACAAAGCTCGCTCTTTTTGTAAAATGGAGTTGGGGAATTTTTCAGCAGCCATTTCTGATATTTCAGATGCGATCAAATTAAAACCAGAATTTTCTGAATTATACCTTGCCCGAACGATCATTCACTTGCGTGCAAAACAATATGATGAATCCATCAAGTGGGCAAACGAAGGACTTCTTCTGAAACCGGAGTACGAGGATTTGATCCTAATGAAAGTAAAAGCGAAAATCTCCAAAAAAATGTATGTGGAGGCATTGAATGATGCGGATACGCTTTTAAAAATAAACCCACTGAATATTGAAGCATGGAATATGAAAGGTTCTGCATTGCAGCGACAAAAGAATTATCCAGGGGCAGCTGAAGCATTCAGTAAAACCATTTTAATTGACCCGCAAAATATTGCTGCGTTTTACGATCGAGGCATTTCGTATGCACACATGAAAGATTTTGAAAAGGCGCTTGTTGATATAAATCGGGGAATGGAGATTGATTCTTCTGAAAGATGGATCGGATATAATAACATCGCCTACTTTGTTAAGTTTGAACAGAAGGATTACCAGGGAGCAATCGAACTTTTTGATAAGGCGATAAAATTAAATCCAACATTTGCTTATGCCTACTGTAACAGAGGATATGCGAAAATTCAATTGAATGATTTGAAGGGAGCACGAAAAGACATTACAAAATCATTGGAGTTGTACAGCGGAAATTCCTATGCCTATAAAACGTTTGCACAATTGCTTTTAGCTGAGAAAAAACAACAAGAAGCTTGTGTGAAATTGAAAAAAGCAATTGACCTAGGTTATACCGAAGAATATGACGATGAAGTAATAACCTTGATGAAAGAGAATTGTAAGTAA